One genomic region from Cucumis melo cultivar AY chromosome 9, USDA_Cmelo_AY_1.0, whole genome shotgun sequence encodes:
- the LOC103498496 gene encoding pentatricopeptide repeat-containing protein At5g15300, whose amino-acid sequence MIRKRTNDNRFNRFHHSSLWQKCTNFRALKQLHAFLIVNGLNSTNSVLRELIFVSAMVVSGTMDYAHQLFAQITQPDIFMWNTMIRGSTQSLKPATAVSLYTQMDNRGVRPDKFTFSFVLKACTKLSWDKLGIVIHGKILKSGFQSNTFVRNTLIYFHANCGDLAIARALFDDSAKRDVVPWSAMTAGYARRGKLDVARQLFDEMPVKDLVSWNVMITAYAKLGEMEKARKLFDEAPKKDVVTWNAMIAGYVLSRLNKEALEMFDAMRAMGQRPDDVTMLSILSASADLGDLEIGKKIHRSIFDMRCGDLSVLLGNALIDMYAKCGSIGNAMEVFQGMRRKDTASWNSIIGGLALHGHAEESINQFQEMLRLKMKPNDITFVGVLVACSHAGKVQEGRTYFSLMRNMYKIEPNIKHYGCMVDILGRAGLLIEAFKFIDTMEVEPNAIIWRTLLGACRVHGDVELGRRANEQLLKMRKDESGDYVLLSNIYASQGEWDGVQKVRKLMDDGGVKKKVGRSLIDADNSFLMHFLFDSKPKFVEGS is encoded by the coding sequence ATGATTCGAAAGAGAACAAATGACAATCGCTTCAACCGCTTTCATCACTCTAGTTTATGGCAGAAATGCACCAACTTTCGTGCTTTGAAGCAACTTCATGCCTTTCTGATCGTCAATGGCCTTAATTCAACCAATTCTGTACTCAGAGAACTCATTTTTGTTAGTGCAATGGTTGTTTCTGGGACAATGGATTATGCCCACCAATTGTTCGCTCAAATTACTCAACCGGATATCTTCATGTGGAACACCATGATCAGGGGTTCGACTCAGAGCTTGAAGCCTGCAACTGCTGTTTCTCTTTATACCCAGATGGATAATCGTGGGGTTAGGCCTGATAAATTTACCTTCTCGTTTGTACTCAAAGCCTGCACTAAGCTTTCTTGGGATAAGTTGGGAATTGTAATTCACGGGAAGATTTTGAAGTCTGGATTTCAATCCAATACATTTGTAAGGAATACTCTTATTTATTTCCATGCTAATTGTGGCGATTTAGCTATTGCAAGAGCACTTTTTGACGATTCTGCCAAAAGGGATGTTGTGCCTTGGTCAGCTATGACAGCAGGCTATGCAAGGAGAGGGAAATTGGATGTTGCACGACAGTTGTTTGACGAAATGCCCGTGAAAGACTTGGTCTCGTGGAATGTGATGATTACGGCATATGCGAAGCTTGGGGAGATGGAGAAGGCTAGGAAACTGTTTGATGAAGCTCCGAAGAAAGATGTTGTTACTTGGAACGCGATGATTGCGGGATATGTGCTTTCTAGATTGAACAAGGAAGCCTTGGAGATGTTTGATGCAATGAGAGCTATGGGACAAAGGCCGGATGATGTGACAATGTTGAGTATTTTATCTGCTTCTGCTGATTTGGGAGATTTGGAAATTGGAAAGAAGATACATCGTTCCATTTTCGACATGCGCTGTGGAGATTTAAGTGTTCTTCTTGGCAATGCACTTATAGACATGTATGCCAAGTGTGGAAGCATAGGGAATGCTATGGAAGTTTTCCAAGGGATGAGAAGAAAAGATACCGCCTCATGGAATTCAATAATAGGAGGTTTGGCTCTTCATGGACATGCTGAGGAGTCAATAAATCAATTTCAAGAGATGCTCAGGTTGAAAATGAAGCCAAATGATATCACTTTTGTTGGCGTGTTGGTTGCTTGTAGCCATGCTGGGAAAGTACAAGAAGGGAGAACGTACTTCAGTCTTATGAGAAACATGTACAAAATTGAACCCAATATCAAGCATTACGGATGTATGGTAGACATATTGGGGCGTGCCGGGTTATTGATTGAAGCATTTAAATTTATAGACACAATGGAGGTTGAACCTAATGCCATCATTTGGAGAACACTACTTGGGGCCTGTAGAGTTCATGGAGATGTAGAATTGGGAAGGCGTGCAAATGAGCAATTACTCAAAATGAGGAAAGATGAGAGTGGGGATTATGTACTCCTTTCTAACATATATGCATCACAAGGTGAGTGGGATGGAGTGCAGAAAGTGCGGAAGTTGATGGATGATGGTGGGGTGAAAAAGAAGGTAGGACGTAGCCTGATTGACGCAGATAACAGCTTCCTAATGCATTTCTTGTTTGACTCAAAGCCCAAATTTGTAGAAGGCAGTTGA
- the LOC103498495 gene encoding casparian strip membrane protein 1, whose amino-acid sequence MKAVTGESSELKSSKLKPGVNRGLSIFDFILRLAAIVGALGSAIAMGTTTQTLPFATQFIQFRAEYNDLPMFTFFVVACAIVSGYLVLSLPLSIFHILRSRARATRVVLVFLDAGMMALLTSGASAAAAIVYLAHKGNGKTNWLAICQQFNSFCERTSGSLIGSFVAIVLLMIMIFLSGAALSRRR is encoded by the exons ATGAAGGCTGTTACCGGCGAGTCGAGTGAGCTAAAGAGTTCCAAACTCAAACCAGGGGTGAACCGCGGTTTATCGATATTCGATTTCATCCTAAGGTTGGCAGCCATTGTTGGAGCCTTAGGAAGTGCAATAGCTATGGGAACAACCACCCAGACTCTTCCATTTGCCACACAGTTTATTCAGTTTAGAGCTGAGTATAATGATCTTCCTATGTTTAC CTTCTTTGTTGTAGCCTGCGCCATTGTAAGTGGCTACTTGGTTCTATCTCTGCCTCTTTCTATATTCCACATCTTGAGGAGCAGAGCACGTGCGACAAGGGTTGTGTTGGTATTCTTGGACGCT GGAATGATGGCTCTTTTGACATCTGGGGCTTCTGCAGCGGCAGCCATTGTGTACTTAGCACACAAAGGAAATGGCAAGACAAATTGGCTAGCTATCTGCCAGCAATTTAACTCATTTTGCGAGCGAACCTCTGGCTCTTTGATCGGATCTTTTGTAGCAATTGTTCTACTTATGATTATGATTTTCCTGTCTGGTGCAGCATTGTCTCGTCGCCGTTGA